ACGTCACTGGACATTTCTGTAGTTTTAATTAATTCAACGTATGCAGAAACatccccattttttttccttttgtttaaCATGAGTCATACCCTTACTGTTGTATGGAAACCTGGATAACATTTGTCACTCCTCAATTTTGATTATTCAACCCTTTGGGAaccatttttcatttataatGATAATCTGTTTTCTTTAGGGGGGGGCTCAAAAATCATGACTTTGAAGATGCAAGGATCCCTCTCGATGTGTATCTACTGTGTACTCTGTAATAACTTGAAACACAGTGTACTGcaaaggaaaaacacattttatacattttttcatGTTATGTGTAGTTTTCTCAatgtttttgcatttcaaaataattgcaaCTGTAAGGATTCAAGATTTACTcactttttgaaaaacacaGCTATTATTTCCAATATAACTATATTACAAAATTATAATTCTTTCAAATgggttatatatatattttactaCTCAATTGCGGCATTTTGAACAACTCTTACATACTCAATAAACAATAtacttgctttttcttttgaaaagggtacagcaaatgtatttcttgAATACATAATTTTCTCTTGAAGTTATATATTTTGCTTAAATCCCATCCATGAAAAGCAAtgcaaataagaaaaaaatatttaggggggggacaaaaaacattcaacattCAGAACATGTcaaaatatctattttttgttgtcagaAAAGATCACATAATAaccttttgttctttttagtGTGTTAACATGCACACTTTTTATTATAGCGTAATGTAACCAGattaagaaaaatgacaattgtATGTCTCCCTATCTCCCTTTACCATGAAGAGAGACTAAATGTCACACCTATCAATATTGAGTAACAGTCAAACATTTAGCTTGTCTCCAGATTTATCTTCAGTTACCTGTTCAAAAGTtattaataaacaaaaacacttggtTGTTGGACGGCCAAAGCTGAGTGATACGTATGGCCCTGTCAACAAAAGTATGAAAAGATGTGTATTTCTTCAATCTGACATAAAATgacatatttgaaatattacaTCCAATCTTTAAAATGCCATGGCCTTAAACTCAAATTAAGAATTTATAAATGCAATATACTAGcttaatgaaataataaatctaTGGTGTTGCAGTCATTGCTACTTGCCATGGGAAAGGAGGAATATTTAAGCATACAACAATGGAGTTTAGTCGGTACTTTGTGCTTTATAAATCTGAATGAGTCTTCGCTAAGTTTGTGCTAATAAAAACAGCATTCCTATATCACCAATGACATTTTATCTGGATGTAATCTGAAAGTATTCATTTCTTTAATTTGTGTGGAGACTTGTATCACTTGTGTTTCTTATTGCCAAATACCGTAATTTGCTCGGAAGCAGTCATTCAATTTAGCGGTCGGTATGTGTGCATGTTAACAGACTAGAGTCTTGCCAGtacaatgtttacatttatgcaattttttctcttcaaggCTTTTTGTAAAAAAGGAGGGAAAAGTACATATGGTCAAGATGCTTTTGCAACTGTGTAATTGCTATTACTCAAGTACACATTTGAAGCAAAGATAGTGTGTATCGCAACTGGAGTTCATAAGTCTATGGTATTTTTATGGTTCACATGATTTTCATATTGAATTGTACGGGTGTCTCAGGTGGACTAGCCTCCTCTGTATCTTCTTTGCGTGGCACATACTCAACCTCTATACTTGGTTTGGTGTTGTCTTTCCCGCGGCTCCAGAGAAATAGTAttacaagacaaaaaagtaCAACGCCAAGGAACGAGATGAACCCCATCGTGGTCGCAATGATGAGTGTCTTTACATCAAATGGAAATGGAACTGTGGTCCGGGTCACATTTGCACCTTCATCGCTGGGTTGGTTAGAAATAAAGGcaaatgtcttgtttggtTGATGAGGCCAATTAGGAGAGTAGCTATGAACAAAAAGATGAGCAACTTTGGTGTCATTGCCTGCTGCATTGCTTGCAATGCACAAGTAGGTCCCGTTGTCTTGGATCTGGGCATACCGAACCTCAAGTCTGCCATCATCAGACACCGAAAGTCTTGACCCCAAAGTTTTGGTGGTGATGTATTCTTTCTTCGGAGAAAGCCACATGATGACCGGAACTGGCTCACCCTCAGCTTGGCAAGTAAAACTGACCGTAGTTCCTTCATCCACATGACTCTCTTGAATCTTGTTATCCACAATCTTAGATTTCTGGCAGATGAAATAATCAGAAGGTAGAATATCTGGGAAGTCCTTAAACTCCCTTCCCTGCACCACACCAGGTGACGCACAGATGGGCTGCTGTCTATTAAAGTTTAACCTCCACCGCCGGCGGAAAACCCAGAGCAAGCGACAGTCGCAGGCCAAAGGGTTGTCATGCAAAGCCAGGGTTTCCAAATTACCCACTGAGTGGAAGACGGATTCCTCCAAGGTGCTTAATCTATTACTAGAAACATTAAGAATGTGCAGATGATTTAGTCCTCTAAAAGAGTAAGGTTCAATGACAATTAATCTGCCACCGGCTAAATGAAAAGCCTGGAGCTTTTGTAGATTGTGAAGTTGGTTCCCTTCAACAGTAACAATGGGATTGAAAGACAGGTTTAGAAAGCGTAAATATCTCAAGTGACTGATAGCTTGGTAAGGGATGGCAGTAAGATTACAATTTGTGATTGCCAAAGATGTTAGGTTGATTCCAAACAAGCATTTCGGGGTCATGGTATCCAGGGAAGGCATCTGTGATATTTCTAGTACCCGCAGTCTATACAGCCGCTTAAACGAGTAATCTCTAATGGCAGTGACGTTCAGATACCGTAATCGAAGTGACAGCAGGTTGTGCAGATGGCTCAGGGCATCAGTGGGCACCGAGGACAGCTTGTAACCCTCAATGTTGAGGGTTTCAAGATTGCTGAGGCCATGAAACGATCGTGGTGAGATAAAAACGAGGTCATTGTCACCCACTTCCAGAACCCTCAAGTTGTAGAGCTCCTGAAACATGTAGTCCAGCAGAATGACAATTTTGTTCTCACTAATATCCAGCTGGGTTAGGTTGCTAAGGCCTGTGAACACACCAAGCTGAATGAGCTTCAGCTGGTTGTTTCGCAACCCGAGATTCCGTAGATTCATGAGGTTGCTAAAAGCTCCAGGGTCGATGGACGAAATAATGTTTTCATTCAGTTGGAGCTCCTCCAGTTGGGGGTAGTTGATGAATTCCTCTGGCCCCAGAAGTTTTAGCCGATTCTTGCTCAGGTCTAGGAGCTTTGTTTCAGTGGGGATGCCTTCGGGGAAAGTAGCCAATCGTCTTCGATGGCATACGACCGATCGCTCTTGGGCATTGCAGTCACATCGGGAAGGGCAGCCCGTGGTTGAACCAGACAGGACGGTTCCCAGCATCAGGACTAGGATGGGCTGCCAGCACGCCACCAAGTAGCTGTGCCCCCCTGCCTCAGCAGAGACCATCCTATTGTGAACCTATGGAGGTATAGCAAAAGAGAGTTGAGTGGTGGAAGTGAAATATACCCAGAATAAATATTGCACATGCCTTGAGTCACATGCATTATACATGCGTACTAGGATTGCCAAtatggaatatttttagaatcgattATTCTATTGATTACTCCACTCATTATTCAAATCgtaattttatttgtatcaaACTGATTAGCAGTGTTAAAATTACATGTTGACTATTCTTTTAATTTTGATcctttgtgtattttgacAAAAGCATGTCGGAGGCATTTTATTACGCCACCTAGGAACTGCTTTGAAAAGGATTCTGAACAGGGAGGAATATAATGTTCTATTCTATAATATATAGTTCTGCCAGCAGCTAAAATAATGAGTACAGTGGATTAagaatttcattttcactgaGAGGTATCTCAGTTCGCTTCACAAGAGCTACTTCATGCTCAGTCTGTTTTTTTAGTCGCTGTTACATCTGTGCGGCACACTATTTCAAGGCATCACATTAGGAATAGAAAAGCACTTGGTGAAGCAAATTGTATctggaaaatgaaacaagttaaattgatatttttataCCAAAAATGATCATTGTGCAAGAGACATAGGGCCTGCCATTTGCTCAACCTGCCTTTGACTTTTGGATTTGTATATGCACGACATTAACATTTAGTGTGTATGGGACACTGtttaaagaatgaaaaaatacagCCAAACCCGTTTTTAAAATGCCAGTTTAACATCGCTTTTAAATTAACTGACAAAAGGTAATAGCAACAAAAAGCCATCATTTCACTAAACACAGTGAGCTCCAATTTAAACAAATAAGGCCTTAGATAATTAGAAATAATAGCACTGAGCCAATGCAGTCAGTGACATGTTTATCTCATTGACACGTTATAATTTTTCTGTGTCAAGACCAAAATATGAATGCGTATGACAATCCCTCCTGCCTTTGCTAATCTAaagcaaatgaatgcaaatgctGTGGTGATTTTCTTACCAGTGCACATGCATGATTTATGATGCAGACTGTCGTAAGGAAGGAAGAGCTATCTGTGTAATCTGGCCTTACAGCACATACCTCACAAtaacagcattttgttttgaccttGAGCCACACCTCAGAAAAAGGCAATCGACAAATAAACCCTCACAAATATGACTGAGTTCTTCATAAacctatatttttttctacttgGTGAGAGAGAAAATCAATGTTTGTTGTCATTATTTGCCTCAATATATtcgtatttattttctcttccttTGAAATGGGTGTACAGGGAAGAACAATAGCAGAACCTTTTCATGCTGTGACTGTTTGCATTAGTTTCTGTCATTGGCTTCTTAGTTCACATCTACTGTACAATCACATTGCCAAAAATCTGGCCTTTTCTCTCAATGCTCCAAGATTTTTGCAAACTTTGCAATGTATTGTAAACCAGTATAAAGCCAGCATTACAGTACTTATGTTTTCAGGAATGTTGCTGACTATTTACTGTGATATGTTTCACTGCAGTTTTGTGTTTAACtaatacttaaaaaaacaaaaaaacatagtTTGACCCGCAtatcaagaaaataaaattaaatatcagATAGGAGAATACGTAATATCTATATTTGTAATTGTATTGTATCATCGCTTATTCTCACCCCAAATCCTCCTTTTCTGCAACTGTAACTCGTATCAGCAGAGCACTTGGACTGAATGTCATGATTATTCACCACATCCATGTTAACAAAGCTAGATGCGAAATCAAAGAAATCTTCTGATGTTTAATTACTGCTACTCAACTCAAATAAGTGACTGTTGTCCAGCCCAAGTGTGACCCATCCTTACTACAGTTTAGAGCCTCAAACCTCCACAAATTGAATTCAATTTTAATAGCTCTTGCACCAAAATACGTTCATGTTAATGCTTGGCCTTTTTAGGGTAGCCCTAGACTGGTCACTCAAATTCACTGTCATGGAAAAATTAACGTCTTCAGTGAGCCCATTCCCGACTTACTTAAGCTTTATATGTGCAAAATGGATTGCTCATGCAAAAATTTCAAGCTGCTCTACTTAACCAGGAGCACCCATGATTGTGTCTGCCAAATAAATTTCTAAACTGCCATGCAGTTCATTTAGCAAATTCTAGGGGGTACATGCAAAGAGATTCATTTAGCCTGCGTAAGATGTTTTATCAAATGTGAGATTAATTTTAAATACCATTGGCCCAACTTTTGTTCAATCTCGCACATGGTGGGAGTTTTCTTTGTTATTTTAGGGAGACAAGGTGCGCTGTTGTTGGAGGGAACCGAGATGGTTTGTTTGCTCCCGACTCCCCTTATTTCCTTTAAATTCAGCCCAAGAGAGAAAGCAGGGTCTACATGGTGGAAGCACTTGCTGGAGTCTATCCACAAAACTGACGCTTCAAAAGTACATTCAAAAGGAACTGGAAGAAAATCTTCACTTACAGTTGGCCATTGTGGTGTAGCCATTTCTAATCATCCACAACGTGGTCTGCCAAATTCGCAAACATTGTAAACCAGACTTGCCTCAGCATGAAATAGAAGATGTGCCGATTTTTACACTGGGTGCATGTGCGAATGTGTGACTTGGCCCTACGTCTGAAAAGCAAATGCAAATGTCACTGTTGTGTGTAACCATGATGAGGGAGTGCAGGCAAAATGAGAAGTGACAGGGAGAATGGAAGGGTGTGATATAACATATTTACCGCAGGTTATTAGGATGTCTGCACATGGTAAATTGTGAAACCAAATGcatataaaaacacaacacacttCTTTTAAAAGTGCTCAATAATGGAGGTTTTTTTCAGGATGCGGATAATTGTTCATATCTTTTAACCAAATCCAATAAAATTCTGACTACGATTTTCCTTCACTGTGGACAACCAAAGAGTGGATTGCTCCATGCCAGAAGCTTTTGTGCTGCCCATGGTTGAATATGGTGGAGGTCAGTGAGCTAGATGGGCTTCAACCTGACTGAAATAAGAGATTGAAACCTGTACATGCAGCTGTAAACACTTCACAGTTATAATCaacaatattttcacttttacaaTGCAAAGTTTTATTTGCCATACAATACAGTACTACTAGGCAGGATGGTGGGCGAGTAAGCTTCTCTCCCTTTCATTTGGAACTGGGTTTGTGTCTCAGCCTGGGCCTTTCATCCATCGTTAATCCTACATTGCATGTAAACAACATGCATGTCAAAATCAATCaaagactctaaattgtccatttttgtatggatggttgtttgtagTATATGTATGTTCATATCttcactaccgttcaaaaatTTGGAGTCACTTAgaaatgtccttatttttcaaataaaatcacaacttttttttcaatgaggatAACATTAAACTAATCAGGAATACACTTTATACATTGATAATGTGGTGAATGACTATTGTAGCAGCAAACGTCTCCTTTTTTAATGCGACAGCTACATGCGTGTATAAAGGACCATACATTACATTACGTATCAATCATTGTCTGAAACGCCAGACTAAGTGGCTCTGACAGTAA
The window above is part of the Syngnathus acus chromosome 3, fSynAcu1.2, whole genome shotgun sequence genome. Proteins encoded here:
- the lingo1b gene encoding leucine-rich repeat and immunoglobulin-like domain-containing nogo receptor-interacting protein 1-B, producing the protein MTVLVHNRMVSAEAGGHSYLVACWQPILVLMLGTVLSGSTTGCPSRCDCNAQERSVVCHRRRLATFPEGIPTETKLLDLSKNRLKLLGPEEFINYPQLEELQLNENIISSIDPGAFSNLMNLRNLGLRNNQLKLIQLGVFTGLSNLTQLDISENKIVILLDYMFQELYNLRVLEVGDNDLVFISPRSFHGLSNLETLNIEGYKLSSVPTDALSHLHNLLSLRLRYLNVTAIRDYSFKRLYRLRVLEISQMPSLDTMTPKCLFGINLTSLAITNCNLTAIPYQAISHLRYLRFLNLSFNPIVTVEGNQLHNLQKLQAFHLAGGRLIVIEPYSFRGLNHLHILNVSSNRLSTLEESVFHSVGNLETLALHDNPLACDCRLLWVFRRRWRLNFNRQQPICASPGVVQGREFKDFPDILPSDYFICQKSKIVDNKIQESHVDEGTTVSFTCQAEGEPVPVIMWLSPKKEYITTKTLGSRLSVSDDGRLEVRYAQIQDNGTYLCIASNAAGNDTKVAHLFVHSYSPNWPHQPNKTFAFISNQPSDEGANVTRTTVPFPFDVKTLIIATTMGFISFLGVVLFCLVILFLWSRGKDNTKPSIEVEYVPRKEDTEEASPPETPVQFNMKIM